A stretch of the Gammaproteobacteria bacterium genome encodes the following:
- the sufB gene encoding Fe-S cluster assembly protein SufB codes for MPTNEAVQDIGLDDYKYHFITEDEPVFRSGRGLNEKVVREISAQKGEPEWMLDFRLKSLDIYNAKPMPTWGGDLSQLESVLGDIFFYVRPQERMERSWDDVPANIKETFDRLGIPEAEREILAGVGAQYESEMVYHSLKEEWEAQGVIFDSIEDGLRNHPELFREHFATVVPPGDNKFAAMNSAVWSGGSFVYIPPGVELETPLQAYFRVNQEQMGQFERTLIIADEGSRAHYIEGCTAPVYSTESFHSGVIEIVVKPGAHFRYTTIQNWSNNMYNLVTQRSLVHENATMEWLDGNLGSKLTMKYPSCFLVGERAHGSILSIAYAGNGQHQDTGGKVIHAAPRTSSSIVSKSISKGSGRASYRGLCKVYEGSTDAKSNVECDALLIDEAARTDTYPYIEIDENQSTVGHEARVSKVGEEQIFYLMSRGMPEEEAMALIVRGFIEPIARQLPLEYAVELNRLIELEMEGSVG; via the coding sequence ATGCCCACCAACGAAGCCGTACAAGACATCGGGCTCGACGACTACAAGTACCATTTCATAACCGAGGACGAACCCGTCTTCCGCAGCGGACGCGGGCTGAACGAGAAGGTCGTGCGCGAGATCTCGGCGCAGAAGGGCGAGCCGGAGTGGATGCTCGACTTCCGCCTCAAGTCGCTCGACATCTACAACGCCAAGCCGATGCCCACCTGGGGCGGCGACCTCTCGCAACTGGAGTCGGTGCTGGGCGACATCTTCTTCTACGTCCGCCCGCAGGAGCGCATGGAGCGCTCGTGGGACGACGTCCCGGCGAACATCAAGGAGACCTTCGACCGGCTGGGCATCCCCGAGGCCGAGCGCGAGATCCTGGCCGGGGTCGGCGCCCAGTACGAGTCGGAGATGGTCTACCATTCCCTGAAGGAGGAGTGGGAGGCCCAGGGCGTCATCTTCGACTCCATCGAGGACGGCCTGCGCAACCACCCGGAACTCTTCCGCGAGCACTTCGCCACCGTGGTGCCGCCCGGCGACAACAAGTTCGCGGCCATGAACTCGGCCGTGTGGTCGGGGGGATCCTTCGTCTACATCCCGCCCGGCGTCGAACTCGAAACCCCGCTGCAGGCGTACTTCCGGGTCAACCAGGAGCAGATGGGGCAGTTCGAGCGCACCCTCATCATCGCCGACGAGGGCTCGCGCGCCCACTACATCGAGGGATGCACCGCGCCCGTGTACTCGACCGAGTCCTTCCATTCCGGCGTGATCGAGATCGTGGTCAAGCCGGGCGCGCACTTCCGCTACACCACCATCCAGAACTGGTCCAACAACATGTACAACCTCGTGACCCAGCGTTCGCTGGTGCACGAGAACGCGACCATGGAATGGCTCGACGGGAACCTGGGCTCCAAGCTCACCATGAAATACCCGTCGTGCTTCCTGGTGGGAGAGAGGGCGCACGGCTCGATTCTGTCGATCGCGTACGCCGGCAACGGCCAGCATCAGGACACCGGCGGCAAGGTCATCCACGCCGCGCCCCGCACCAGCTCCTCCATCGTCTCGAAGTCCATCTCCAAGGGGAGCGGACGGGCGAGCTACCGCGGCCTGTGCAAGGTCTACGAGGGGTCCACGGACGCCAAGTCGAACGTGGAGTGCGACGCGCTGCTCATCGACGAGGCGGCGCGCACCGACACCTATCCCTACATCGAGATCGACGAGAACCAGTCCACGGTCGGGCACGAAGCCCGCGTCTCCAAGGTGGGGGAGGAGCAGATCTTCTACCTGATGAGCCGGGGAATGCCGGAAGAGGAAGCCATGGCGCTGATCGTGCGCGGCTTCATCGAGCCCATCGCCCGGCAGTTGCCGTTGGAATACGCCGTGGAGCTGAACCGGCTGATCGAGCTGGAGATGGAAGGGTCGGTAGGATAA
- the sufC gene encoding Fe-S cluster assembly ATPase SufC — protein MSDAPILKTAGLRARVTDEEIEILKGVDLAIRPGEIHAIMGPNGSGKSTLAKILAGHPGYEVTGGSAFFDGQDLLELETDERARSGVFMAFQYPVAIPGVSIANFLRTALQARLEDGDELDLFDFQDILLERMELLEMSPSFAERAVNDGFSGGEKKRNEILQMAVLEPALAIMDETDSGLDIDALKVVARGVNTLQKERPEMAVLLITHYQRLLNYIQPDFVHVIVDGRIVRSGGPEVALSLEEGGYREYRQLQSSVSAA, from the coding sequence ATGAGCGACGCGCCAATCCTGAAGACCGCCGGTCTGCGCGCCAGAGTCACCGACGAGGAAATCGAGATCCTCAAGGGTGTGGACCTGGCGATTCGCCCCGGTGAGATACATGCCATCATGGGCCCGAACGGGTCCGGAAAGAGCACGCTGGCCAAGATCCTCGCCGGCCATCCCGGCTACGAAGTAACTGGCGGCAGCGCGTTCTTCGACGGCCAGGACCTGCTTGAGCTGGAGACCGACGAGCGCGCCCGCTCGGGCGTCTTCATGGCCTTCCAGTATCCCGTCGCCATCCCCGGCGTCTCCATCGCCAACTTCCTCCGCACGGCTCTACAGGCGCGTCTGGAGGACGGCGACGAACTCGACCTGTTCGACTTCCAGGACATCCTGCTGGAGCGCATGGAGCTGCTCGAGATGTCCCCCTCCTTCGCCGAGCGCGCGGTCAACGACGGCTTCAGCGGGGGGGAGAAGAAGCGCAACGAGATCCTGCAGATGGCGGTGCTGGAGCCGGCGCTGGCCATCATGGACGAAACCGACTCCGGCCTCGACATCGATGCGCTCAAGGTCGTGGCGCGCGGGGTCAACACCCTGCAGAAGGAGCGGCCCGAGATGGCCGTGCTGCTGATCACGCACTACCAGCGGCTGCTCAACTACATTCAGCCCGACTTCGTTCACGTCATCGTGGACGGGCGCATCGTCCGTTCCGGCGGTCCCGAAGTCGCGCTCAGCCTGGAAGAAGGCGGCTACCGGGAGTACCGGCAGCTGCAGTCGTCCGTTTCCGCCGCCTAG
- a CDS encoding aminotransferase class V-fold PLP-dependent enzyme, with protein MTAAASRVPLDVARLRADTPGCRDRIHLNNAGAGLMPAPALRAARDHLELEARIGGYEAADARADQVAAAYDAVAGLLGVAPANIAFMENATAAFNQALSCVPFQRGDVLVTSTNDYVSNQIAYLSLQARLGVEVVRAPDLPEGGVDPAAVSRIIHRRGARLVALTHVPTSSGLVQPVAEVGQACRERGVLYLVDACQSVGQMPVDARAIGCDFLSATARKFLRGPRGAGFLYASDRVLDMDLEPLMPDLRGAHWIDADLYQPAPDATRFENWEFAYALVLATGEAVRYATRLGLEPIRERAWDLADFARETLGALDGATVLDQGRVRSAIVSLHLAGHDAVEFVPALRKRGINTSATPHGYALIDLDAKGVENTLRVSPHYYNTRAEIETLAEAVREFLRDGPG; from the coding sequence ATGACCGCCGCCGCCAGCCGCGTGCCCCTCGATGTTGCCCGGCTGCGCGCGGACACTCCCGGCTGCCGGGACCGCATCCACCTGAACAACGCGGGCGCCGGCCTCATGCCGGCGCCCGCGTTGCGTGCCGCACGCGACCATCTGGAACTCGAGGCCCGCATCGGCGGCTACGAGGCCGCCGATGCGCGCGCCGACCAGGTCGCCGCCGCCTACGACGCGGTCGCCGGGCTGCTCGGGGTGGCGCCCGCCAACATCGCCTTCATGGAGAACGCCACCGCCGCCTTCAACCAGGCGCTCTCGTGCGTCCCCTTCCAGCGCGGGGATGTGCTGGTGACGAGCACGAACGACTACGTCTCCAACCAGATCGCCTACCTTTCGCTGCAGGCCCGCCTGGGGGTGGAGGTGGTGCGGGCGCCCGACCTTCCCGAGGGGGGCGTCGACCCGGCCGCTGTGTCGCGCATCATCCACCGGCGGGGCGCGCGCCTGGTCGCGCTCACCCACGTGCCCACCAGCTCCGGACTCGTGCAGCCGGTCGCGGAGGTGGGGCAGGCCTGCCGGGAGCGCGGCGTCCTCTACCTGGTCGACGCCTGCCAGTCGGTGGGGCAGATGCCGGTGGACGCGCGCGCCATCGGATGCGATTTCCTGTCGGCCACCGCCCGCAAGTTCCTGCGCGGGCCGCGCGGAGCGGGGTTCCTCTACGCCTCGGACCGCGTCCTCGACATGGACCTCGAACCCCTGATGCCGGACCTGAGGGGCGCCCACTGGATCGACGCCGACCTCTACCAGCCCGCCCCGGACGCGACCCGCTTCGAGAACTGGGAGTTCGCGTACGCGCTGGTGCTGGCCACCGGCGAGGCGGTGCGCTACGCGACCCGGCTGGGTCTCGAACCCATTCGCGAGCGGGCCTGGGACCTCGCGGACTTCGCGCGCGAAACGCTGGGCGCGCTGGATGGCGCAACCGTCCTGGACCAGGGACGGGTCCGCTCCGCCATCGTTTCGCTGCACCTGGCGGGCCATGACGCGGTCGAGTTCGTCCCCGCGCTGCGCAAGCGGGGCATCAACACCTCCGCCACGCCCCACGGCTACGCCCTGATCGACCTGGACGCCAAGGGCGTCGAAAACACCCTGCGCGTCTCTCCCCACTACTACAACACCAGGGCCGAAATCGAGACGCTCGCGGAAGCGGTCCGCGAGTTCCTCCGGGACGGACCGGGTTAG
- a CDS encoding amidohydrolase yields the protein MTHHRSSRRPFPFLLHGLLCALAVSLAPIAAQAQMEPTTPRGADEGQGPFDRLIIRGVTVIDGTGSPPRGPMDVVIENNRIVEIASVGYPLVDINEQRRPEAGDHEIDGEGMFLLPGFVDMHAHTGGVPKAPQGEYVYKLWLGHGITTSRGVPHGGFEWQLREKALAAQNTIVAPHMYSYARPGSGEGWGGRLIITPEDAREWVRWAASQEIEGQTIDGLKLGAYDPEIMAALIDEAHRFDLETVAHLDQMGMARMTAVEAARVGLDMMTHYYGLMESMLTDYSVQDWPLNYNYNDEQHRFGNVGRLWYQAAEPGSEQWEDLIDEFLELGFGLDPTMTIYEASRDVMRAREADYHEEYTLPSQEDFYQPSRVAHGSYWFYWTTEDEYHWRRFYQKWMHFLNDYKNAGGIVTTGSDSGFIYKLYGFDYIREFELLREAGFHPVEVIRSATLYPAQMLTKYDDAPADFGIIRPNTRADLVLVDENPLENLKVLYGNGAPKLDDETGVPGRVGGIKYTIKDGIIYDAQQLLEDVREMVRQAKAERAAVSDGSGR from the coding sequence ATGACGCATCATAGGTCGTCCCGGCGCCCGTTCCCGTTCCTGTTGCACGGCCTGCTCTGTGCGCTGGCGGTCTCCCTCGCGCCCATCGCCGCGCAGGCTCAGATGGAGCCCACTACCCCCCGCGGCGCCGACGAGGGCCAGGGCCCCTTCGATCGCCTGATCATCCGCGGGGTGACCGTCATCGACGGCACCGGCTCGCCGCCCCGGGGGCCGATGGACGTCGTCATCGAGAACAACCGCATCGTCGAGATAGCCTCGGTGGGCTACCCGCTGGTGGACATCAACGAGCAGCGCCGCCCGGAGGCGGGCGACCACGAGATCGACGGCGAGGGCATGTTCCTGCTCCCCGGCTTCGTCGACATGCACGCCCACACGGGAGGCGTTCCCAAGGCCCCGCAGGGCGAATACGTCTACAAGCTCTGGCTGGGCCACGGGATCACCACGTCGCGCGGCGTGCCCCACGGGGGATTCGAGTGGCAGCTGCGCGAGAAGGCGTTGGCGGCCCAGAACACCATCGTCGCGCCTCACATGTACTCGTATGCGCGTCCCGGAAGCGGCGAGGGCTGGGGCGGACGCCTGATCATCACTCCCGAGGACGCGCGCGAGTGGGTGCGCTGGGCCGCGTCCCAGGAAATCGAGGGCCAGACCATCGACGGCCTCAAGCTGGGCGCCTACGACCCCGAGATCATGGCCGCGCTCATCGACGAGGCGCATCGCTTCGACCTGGAAACCGTCGCCCACCTCGACCAGATGGGCATGGCGCGCATGACGGCGGTCGAGGCGGCGCGGGTCGGACTGGACATGATGACGCACTACTACGGCCTCATGGAGTCCATGCTCACCGACTACTCGGTCCAAGACTGGCCCCTCAACTACAACTACAACGACGAGCAGCACCGCTTCGGCAACGTGGGACGCCTCTGGTACCAGGCCGCGGAGCCCGGCAGCGAGCAGTGGGAGGACCTCATCGACGAGTTCCTTGAGCTGGGCTTCGGGCTCGACCCCACGATGACCATCTACGAGGCCAGCCGCGACGTCATGCGCGCGCGCGAAGCGGATTACCACGAGGAGTACACGCTTCCGTCGCAGGAGGACTTCTACCAGCCCAGCCGGGTGGCGCACGGATCCTACTGGTTCTACTGGACCACCGAGGACGAGTACCACTGGCGCAGGTTCTACCAGAAGTGGATGCACTTCCTGAACGACTACAAGAACGCCGGCGGGATCGTGACCACGGGCTCGGACTCGGGCTTCATCTACAAGCTCTACGGCTTCGACTACATCCGCGAGTTCGAGCTGCTGCGCGAGGCGGGCTTCCATCCCGTGGAGGTGATCCGCTCCGCGACCCTGTACCCCGCGCAGATGCTCACCAAGTACGACGACGCTCCCGCCGACTTCGGCATCATTCGTCCGAATACGCGCGCCGACCTGGTTCTGGTGGATGAGAATCCGCTCGAGAACCTGAAGGTGCTGTACGGCAACGGCGCGCCCAAGCTGGACGACGAAACCGGCGTGCCCGGGCGCGTCGGGGGAATCAAGTACACCATCAAGGACGGCATCATTTACGACGCCCAGCAGCTTCTGGAGGACGTGCGCGAGATGGTGCGTCAGGCGAAGGCGGAACGGGCCGCAGTCTCGGACGGCAGCGGGCGGTAG
- a CDS encoding RNA ligase family protein translates to MLGRYGKIFALGHRATKGLLDKPVVVEEKVDGSQISWGLVGDPPRLSARSKRLTLDLDEPPNLFAPSVASIRRMAADGLLSPGVVYRGEAVGRPRHNTLAYGRVPQGYIALFDVDAGTEDYLGYEEKARVATRLGIEAVPILFEGMLSSPARLEKLLELESFLGGPRIEGVVIKRAHEVPLFGEDGLPIRAKFVSEKFKEAHAGNPDWKRLRQTEFLKVLAESVSGPARWEKVVTGLLAEGLIEGGTPVEIGRIIRHIREDVREECLDDLKDRLWKHFEKRFDGAVTKGFPEWYKKRLAEAAFGD, encoded by the coding sequence ATGCTGGGACGCTACGGAAAGATATTCGCCCTCGGCCACCGTGCGACGAAGGGACTGCTCGACAAGCCCGTCGTCGTGGAAGAGAAGGTGGACGGCTCGCAGATCAGTTGGGGTCTGGTCGGCGATCCGCCGCGCCTGTCGGCCCGCTCCAAACGGCTCACGCTCGATCTGGACGAGCCGCCGAACCTCTTCGCCCCGTCGGTCGCGTCGATCCGGCGGATGGCCGCAGATGGCCTGCTGTCGCCGGGCGTCGTCTATCGCGGTGAGGCGGTGGGCCGGCCGCGCCACAACACGCTCGCCTATGGCCGCGTGCCGCAGGGCTACATCGCTCTGTTCGATGTCGACGCCGGCACCGAGGACTACCTCGGCTACGAGGAAAAGGCCCGGGTGGCGACCCGGCTGGGGATCGAGGCGGTGCCCATCCTCTTCGAGGGGATGCTGTCGAGCCCGGCCCGGCTGGAGAAGCTGCTGGAACTCGAGTCGTTCCTGGGCGGGCCCAGGATCGAGGGCGTGGTCATCAAGCGTGCCCACGAGGTTCCCCTCTTCGGCGAGGACGGTCTCCCAATCCGGGCCAAGTTCGTCTCGGAGAAGTTCAAGGAGGCCCACGCCGGCAACCCCGATTGGAAGCGCCTCAGGCAGACCGAGTTCCTGAAGGTCCTGGCGGAATCGGTGTCCGGCCCGGCCCGCTGGGAGAAGGTGGTGACCGGGCTCCTGGCCGAGGGGCTGATCGAAGGCGGCACCCCGGTCGAGATCGGCAGGATCATCCGCCACATCCGCGAGGACGTGCGCGAGGAGTGCCTGGACGACCTCAAGGACCGCCTGTGGAAGCACTTCGAGAAGCGCTTCGACGGCGCGGTCACCAAGGGGTTCCCCGAGTGGTACAAGAAGCGGCTGGCGGAAGCCGCGTTCGGGGATTGA
- the ligA gene encoding NAD-dependent DNA ligase LigA yields the protein MTPTEGEVRRRADRLRAEIRRHDHLYHVENRPEISDGAYDRLFRELQAIEEAFPHLLTPDSPTQRVGADPLSELPVVPHVVAMLSLDSSESEEDLRRFDERVRKAVDGPVEYLVEPKLDGSSLEVVYVDGVLDRAVTRGNGVEGEGVTENARTIPSVPLRLRAGRDPLPIPSLLAVRGEVLMYLSSFEELNQGRVEAGLEPYANPRNAAAGALRQLDSRITRTRPLEFFAFDILDVTWTASGTGDGEPSAPEKAMGFDTDEQAVEVLHRWGLRLPDRTRKVADIDEAIAYHADFARDRDDLDYEIDGVVLKLNALAPRAALGSTSHHPRWAFAFKFAPRQEVTRLERITVQVGRTGKLTPLALLRPVEVGGVTVSRASLHNREELERKDVRAGDLVRIQRAGDVIPQVVERVEEPGRARSEPFPMPEECPRCGAAVVEEGPFVVCSNRLGCPAQLERGIEHFVSRGGLDIEGLGSETVALLVGEGLVREPADLFDLTPDDLLKLEGFAETRSRKLAAAILSGKKTELARFIYGLGIPEVGATVARVLAAEFRDLATLREITAERLEEVEGIGPIMSKKITRFFNDDARAASVDAILSKGFDLIPPPERESRALEGKSFVFTGKLDSITRSEAKKRVESLGGRVVSSVSSATGYLVRGERPGSKAKKAEELGVPVLDEQAFLRLLEE from the coding sequence GTGACCCCGACCGAGGGGGAAGTTCGGCGCCGAGCCGACCGCCTGCGCGCCGAGATCAGGCGCCACGACCACCTCTACCATGTCGAGAACCGGCCGGAGATCTCGGACGGCGCCTACGACAGGCTGTTTCGCGAGCTTCAGGCCATCGAGGAGGCGTTTCCGCACCTCCTGACCCCCGACTCGCCCACCCAGCGGGTCGGGGCGGATCCGCTTTCGGAGCTGCCGGTGGTGCCGCATGTGGTGGCCATGCTCTCGCTCGACTCATCCGAATCGGAGGAGGATCTGCGCCGCTTCGACGAGCGCGTACGCAAGGCGGTGGACGGGCCGGTCGAGTACCTCGTGGAGCCAAAACTGGATGGGTCGTCGCTGGAAGTGGTCTATGTGGATGGGGTGCTGGACCGCGCCGTGACGCGGGGGAACGGGGTGGAGGGCGAGGGCGTCACCGAGAATGCCCGCACGATTCCTTCGGTGCCGCTGCGGCTACGCGCCGGGCGTGACCCGCTCCCGATCCCATCCCTGCTCGCAGTCCGCGGTGAGGTCCTCATGTACCTCTCTTCCTTCGAGGAACTCAACCAGGGCCGGGTCGAAGCCGGTCTCGAACCCTACGCCAACCCGCGTAACGCGGCGGCGGGCGCGCTGCGCCAACTGGACTCGCGCATCACTCGGACGCGGCCGCTGGAGTTTTTCGCCTTCGACATCCTCGACGTCACCTGGACGGCCTCCGGCACCGGGGACGGAGAGCCCTCCGCCCCCGAAAAAGCGATGGGCTTCGACACCGACGAGCAGGCGGTGGAAGTGCTGCACAGGTGGGGGCTGCGGCTGCCGGACCGCACCCGCAAGGTGGCGGACATCGACGAAGCCATCGCCTATCACGCCGATTTCGCGCGGGACCGGGACGACCTTGACTACGAGATCGACGGGGTGGTGCTGAAGCTGAACGCGCTGGCTCCGCGTGCCGCGCTGGGGAGCACCTCCCATCATCCCAGGTGGGCGTTCGCATTCAAGTTCGCGCCCCGGCAGGAGGTGACCCGCCTGGAGCGCATCACCGTGCAGGTCGGCCGCACGGGAAAGCTGACTCCGCTCGCCCTGCTGCGCCCCGTCGAGGTTGGGGGCGTGACCGTGTCGCGCGCCTCGCTGCACAACCGCGAGGAGCTGGAGCGCAAGGATGTGCGCGCGGGTGACCTGGTCCGCATTCAGCGCGCGGGCGACGTCATTCCGCAGGTGGTCGAGCGGGTGGAGGAACCCGGGCGGGCGCGCAGCGAACCCTTCCCGATGCCCGAGGAGTGCCCCCGGTGCGGCGCGGCCGTGGTGGAAGAGGGGCCGTTCGTGGTGTGTTCGAACCGCCTGGGCTGTCCGGCCCAACTGGAACGCGGCATCGAGCATTTCGTGTCGCGGGGCGGGCTCGACATCGAGGGCCTGGGTTCGGAGACGGTCGCGCTGCTGGTCGGTGAGGGCCTGGTGCGCGAGCCCGCCGACCTCTTCGATCTGACGCCGGACGACCTCCTCAAGCTCGAGGGGTTCGCGGAAACCCGGTCGCGAAAGCTGGCGGCGGCGATTCTGAGCGGGAAGAAAACGGAACTCGCGCGCTTCATCTACGGCCTGGGCATCCCCGAGGTGGGGGCCACGGTGGCGCGCGTACTGGCCGCCGAGTTCCGCGATCTCGCGACCCTGCGCGAAATCACGGCGGAGCGGCTGGAGGAGGTGGAGGGGATCGGGCCCATCATGTCGAAGAAGATCACGCGGTTCTTCAACGATGATGCCCGCGCCGCTTCCGTCGATGCCATTCTGTCCAAGGGCTTCGACCTGATTCCTCCGCCCGAGCGGGAGAGCCGCGCGCTGGAGGGAAAGAGCTTCGTGTTCACCGGAAAGCTGGACTCGATCACGCGATCCGAGGCGAAGAAGCGCGTGGAGAGCCTGGGTGGGCGCGTGGTTTCTTCCGTAAGTTCCGCCACCGGCTACCTGGTCAGGGGGGAGCGACCGGGATCCAAGGCGAAGAAGGCCGAAGAGCTGGGTGTTCCTGTGCTGGACGAACAAGCCTTCCTGAGGTTGCTCGAGGAATAG
- a CDS encoding calcium/sodium antiporter codes for MILPALGLFGGVIGLYLGAHWLVFGAAGLGRTIGARPIVVGLTVVSLGTSAPELVVCVLAAIGGSSDLAIGNALGSNLANVGLILAVTAIVQPLGVNRRMVVREIPAMLAITVLAYPLIADQYASRLDGAVLLGVLVIYLGALLRSARRETPEILKEFEAFSEDDARTKPTSVTKNVLLVLLGSGLLVLGGRLIVVSAIDIATGMGISELLIGGTVVAIGTSLPELATSVVAATRNEADIAVGNVIGSNIFNLTAVLGTAAVIEPLSVASGVLGREFLAMFILSALVWPMAWSALKVRRWEGLTLLALYAVFWLWLGGSA; via the coding sequence TTGATCCTCCCCGCACTGGGCCTGTTCGGCGGCGTGATCGGCCTCTATCTCGGCGCCCATTGGCTCGTTTTCGGCGCGGCCGGCCTGGGCAGGACGATCGGGGCGCGGCCCATCGTGGTGGGGCTGACCGTGGTCTCGCTGGGCACGTCCGCGCCCGAACTGGTGGTGTGTGTGCTCGCCGCCATCGGGGGGAGTTCCGACCTGGCGATCGGCAACGCCCTCGGCTCCAATCTCGCCAACGTCGGCCTGATCCTCGCGGTCACCGCGATCGTCCAGCCGCTCGGCGTCAACCGGCGCATGGTGGTACGCGAGATTCCGGCAATGCTCGCGATCACCGTGCTGGCCTATCCGCTGATCGCCGACCAGTACGCATCTCGACTGGACGGGGCGGTTCTCCTGGGCGTGCTCGTGATCTACCTGGGCGCTCTGCTGCGCTCGGCGCGCCGCGAGACCCCCGAGATCCTCAAGGAGTTCGAGGCGTTTTCCGAGGATGATGCCCGTACGAAGCCGACATCGGTCACGAAGAACGTGCTGCTGGTCCTCCTGGGATCGGGACTTCTGGTGCTGGGCGGGAGGCTGATCGTAGTCAGCGCAATCGATATCGCCACGGGGATGGGCATCTCGGAGCTGCTCATCGGCGGAACCGTCGTCGCCATCGGCACATCGCTGCCCGAACTGGCCACCTCGGTGGTCGCGGCGACGCGCAATGAGGCGGATATCGCCGTCGGCAACGTCATCGGCTCCAACATCTTCAATCTGACGGCGGTCCTGGGCACCGCCGCCGTCATCGAACCGCTCTCGGTCGCCTCGGGCGTGCTGGGCCGCGAATTCCTCGCGATGTTCATCCTGTCGGCGCTGGTGTGGCCGATGGCGTGGTCCGCGCTCAAGGTTCGGCGCTGGGAAGGACTTACGCTCCTCGCGCTCTACGCCGTATTCTGGCTGTGGCTGGGGGGGAGCGCATGA
- a CDS encoding DUF2157 domain-containing protein: MSRSDMESALERWQEAGLVSGELAERLREEHAHSQRRARRRFLQYAVAGMAGILLVIAAVTFFAWSWPDLGPAARTWVIAGTGIAIVLLGMRLEAARRYVPVTYALQTSGLILLLTAYVYSMEAWENTTPGGVVVGLLALATPAATIPVFVRRNPIMPAVGTALGYGFLAAFLFRAFDLDTDVIIWILDGALAAALVVLALLMRTGNTRSVSRRTLYAFTVSLYVGYPMAGLTVAGPFELGAEALLALDAWLLLVTALALWGIYRAPAMLRSARYSLHLAASVLIAIPLGFGTALDVYDLPPLGAAAVVAGAGACGLSYGLRTNARPLVLCSCVTIVCAAWYLAVDAGDRLGSVVALAFTAALFFWVATRLGREKEA, translated from the coding sequence ATGAGCAGATCCGACATGGAATCCGCGCTGGAGCGCTGGCAGGAGGCCGGGCTTGTCTCCGGCGAGCTGGCCGAGCGGCTGCGCGAGGAGCACGCGCACAGCCAACGGCGCGCGCGTCGCCGGTTTCTGCAATACGCCGTCGCGGGAATGGCAGGCATTCTGCTGGTGATCGCGGCGGTCACCTTCTTTGCCTGGTCGTGGCCCGACCTGGGGCCCGCGGCGCGCACATGGGTGATTGCCGGGACGGGGATCGCGATCGTGCTGCTGGGGATGCGGCTCGAGGCGGCGCGGCGCTACGTGCCGGTGACGTACGCGCTCCAGACCAGCGGTCTGATCCTGCTCCTCACGGCGTACGTGTACTCGATGGAGGCCTGGGAAAACACGACGCCAGGCGGCGTCGTGGTCGGCCTTCTCGCCCTTGCAACTCCGGCCGCGACCATCCCGGTCTTCGTGCGCCGCAACCCGATCATGCCGGCGGTGGGCACGGCGCTCGGCTACGGCTTTCTGGCGGCGTTTCTCTTTCGAGCCTTCGATCTGGACACCGACGTCATCATCTGGATCCTCGACGGTGCGCTGGCGGCTGCCCTGGTGGTTCTTGCCCTGCTGATGCGGACGGGAAACACCCGGTCCGTCTCACGTCGAACCCTGTACGCCTTCACCGTCAGCCTCTACGTGGGCTATCCTATGGCGGGCCTTACCGTGGCCGGGCCCTTCGAGCTCGGCGCGGAGGCGCTCCTGGCGCTGGACGCGTGGCTGTTGCTGGTCACAGCGCTGGCCCTCTGGGGCATCTATCGAGCTCCGGCGATGCTGCGGAGCGCACGCTACAGCCTGCACCTCGCGGCATCGGTCCTGATTGCCATTCCTCTGGGGTTCGGAACCGCGCTCGATGTGTACGATCTTCCGCCGCTGGGCGCCGCAGCTGTGGTGGCGGGAGCCGGGGCGTGCGGACTGTCGTACGGACTGCGCACGAACGCGCGGCCGCTCGTGCTGTGTTCCTGCGTGACCATCGTGTGCGCCGCATGGTATCTGGCTGTCGACGCCGGCGACAGACTGGGTTCCGTAGTCGCGCTGGCGTTTACGGCGGCGCTGTTCTTCTGGGTGGCTACCCGGTTGGGCAGGGAGAAGGAGGCATGA